From the genome of Blautia pseudococcoides, one region includes:
- a CDS encoding DUF2284 domain-containing protein, whose protein sequence is MYKTETYTAVVPVEDYIEGYVDVVTFLECCRACPNYDTVWSCPSYDFDVLSYWRKYKNLELTAVKIIFDEDFAGKAFTKEEQDEILGQSLRVEKGKLSEILWEKEKEYPGSISLSAGSCDLCQGNCTRPDKKACRFPEKMRYSIESMGGNVGLTLSKLMGIELEWMEEGKLPHYFVLVCGLLK, encoded by the coding sequence ATGTACAAAACAGAAACTTACACAGCAGTGGTACCGGTGGAAGACTACATAGAAGGTTATGTGGATGTGGTCACGTTTCTAGAGTGCTGCAGAGCATGTCCGAATTACGATACGGTATGGTCCTGCCCGTCTTACGATTTTGATGTTTTGTCATACTGGAGAAAATACAAGAATCTGGAACTGACCGCCGTTAAAATAATATTTGACGAGGATTTTGCAGGAAAGGCATTTACAAAGGAGGAGCAGGACGAGATCCTTGGGCAGTCCCTCCGTGTGGAGAAGGGAAAGTTATCGGAAATACTCTGGGAAAAAGAAAAGGAATATCCGGGAAGTATCAGCCTGTCAGCAGGTTCCTGCGATTTGTGTCAAGGAAACTGTACCAGACCGGATAAAAAAGCATGTCGTTTTCCGGAAAAGATGCGTTATTCCATAGAATCCATGGGAGGCAATGTGGGGCTCACACTCAGTAAGCTCATGGGAATCGAGCTGGAATGGATGGAAGAGGGGAAGCTGCCCCATTATTTTGTGCTGGTGTGCGGGCTTTTAAAGTAA
- a CDS encoding ROK family protein — protein MHMDTLTARPKVLKQANLSLIRKVLKAKGTATRAEIAYETKISSTTVRSLLSEMMQNGEIESIGYDESSGGRKAERYGFRPHRYYGAAFCITGDQIYGLLINVCGEIVEKTRLEAANGDFESAVTAWLDEQVKKRELKSIGIGVPGAVEGGGYWRTNETDGKLYKINIGDNLEKRYKIPVVLENDLNATAFGFGRCYAKEFLCENPNNVNMAFLYFEKGCVSAGFISGGRVVRGNNNFAGELGLLPMEHGKTLDACMAEPMEAVRYVNLVVQVISFICGILNPQYVVLGGPSLRKNCIGPVGDGLSAFLPKHLLPEILYSPDVWQDYFDGMASLTAGKMFDEVQFIKEQPCL, from the coding sequence ATGCATATGGACACTCTGACTGCCAGACCAAAAGTATTAAAACAGGCAAATCTTTCCCTCATACGGAAAGTTCTGAAAGCAAAAGGAACTGCCACCAGGGCAGAGATTGCCTATGAGACAAAGATCAGTTCCACCACAGTCCGCTCCCTGTTGTCTGAAATGATGCAGAACGGAGAAATTGAGAGTATTGGATACGATGAGTCCAGCGGAGGAAGAAAAGCGGAGCGCTATGGATTCAGGCCCCATCGGTATTACGGTGCAGCTTTCTGTATCACAGGAGACCAGATCTACGGTTTGTTGATCAATGTCTGCGGCGAGATCGTGGAAAAAACAAGGCTGGAGGCGGCCAACGGTGATTTTGAGAGCGCCGTCACCGCCTGGCTGGATGAGCAGGTCAAAAAAAGAGAACTCAAGTCCATAGGCATTGGCGTGCCCGGTGCAGTGGAAGGGGGAGGGTACTGGAGAACCAATGAGACTGACGGGAAATTATATAAAATAAATATAGGTGACAACCTTGAAAAACGGTACAAAATACCGGTAGTGCTGGAAAATGACTTAAATGCCACTGCCTTCGGATTCGGGCGGTGTTACGCAAAAGAGTTTCTATGTGAGAATCCGAATAACGTGAATATGGCATTTCTCTATTTTGAAAAGGGCTGTGTAAGCGCGGGCTTTATCTCAGGGGGCAGGGTTGTCCGCGGAAATAATAATTTTGCCGGGGAGCTGGGACTGCTGCCCATGGAACACGGAAAGACGCTGGATGCGTGTATGGCAGAACCTATGGAGGCTGTCAGATATGTCAATCTGGTGGTCCAAGTCATCAGTTTTATCTGCGGAATTCTGAATCCGCAGTATGTGGTCCTTGGCGGTCCCAGTCTGCGGAAGAACTGTATCGGGCCTGTTGGTGATGGGCTTTCCGCCTTTCTGCCGAAGCATCTTCTGCCTGAGATCCTCTATTCTCCGGATGTGTGGCAGGATTATTTTGACGGTATGGCAAGTCTTACCGCCGGGAAAATGTTCGACGAGGTACAGTTTATAAAAGAGCAGCCATGTTTATGA
- a CDS encoding superoxide dismutase family protein → MTYMRRELLEAMQKVVTTAPEAYSFVYGGKRYPNIKGFVYFFPLWGGTVVLADIAGLPTSEAACQEKVFAFHIHEGSSCEENAEGDYPLTGSHLNPKDCPHPEHAGDLPPLFENDGYALSMFYTNRFVPEEIIGRTVIIHEKPDDFKTQPSGDSGSKIACGEIKSNLED, encoded by the coding sequence ATGACATATATGCGCCGGGAATTATTAGAAGCCATGCAAAAGGTAGTCACCACTGCACCGGAAGCCTATTCCTTTGTATACGGAGGAAAGAGATACCCCAATATCAAAGGTTTCGTATACTTTTTCCCGCTGTGGGGCGGTACGGTTGTCCTTGCCGACATTGCCGGACTTCCCACTTCGGAAGCTGCCTGTCAGGAAAAAGTCTTTGCCTTTCACATTCATGAAGGCTCTTCCTGCGAAGAAAACGCAGAGGGGGATTATCCTCTTACCGGCAGCCATTTAAATCCCAAAGATTGTCCGCACCCGGAACATGCCGGGGATTTACCTCCGCTCTTTGAAAATGACGGGTATGCGCTTTCTATGTTCTATACAAACCGGTTCGTTCCGGAAGAAATCATAGGCCGGACGGTAATCATCCATGAAAAACCTGATGACTTTAAAACACAGCCATCAGGGGATTCCGGCAGCAAAATCGCGTGTGGGGAAATAAAAAGCAATCTGGAAGATTAA
- a CDS encoding MATE family efflux transporter has translation MENTQQIKENPLGCSPIGKLLPKFAVPAIISMLVNALYNIVDQIFIGQGVGMYGNAATNVAFPITTITTAIALLIGIGGASNFNLELGRKHEEKAKHIAGAGFGSLILCGIVLIIIIRLFLKPLILAFGATPKVLPYAMTYVGITTWGIPFFMLTTGGNHLIRADGSPTYSMISMVSGALINTVLDPLFIFTFGWGIAGAAWATVIGQVFSACMVLFYLPQYKTVHLKLKTLIPRMSCVQAIASLGMASCFNQLALTVVQITMNNVLRHFGSHSVYGSDIPLAVVGIVAKVNMVFLSIVIGIAQGSQPIVGFNYGAKNYTRVKKTYLCAAGTATILAVAAFLCFQLFPRQIVGLFGSGDKLYYQFAQKYFRIFMFCTFLNGLQPVTANFFTSIGKAARGIVLSMTRQILFLIPLILIFPLFMGIDGVMYAGPIADGAAGILAVLLVRKEIKRMPADGELPA, from the coding sequence ATGGAGAACACACAACAGATAAAGGAAAACCCTTTGGGATGCAGTCCCATTGGTAAATTACTGCCCAAATTCGCAGTGCCGGCCATTATCAGTATGCTGGTAAATGCACTGTATAACATTGTGGACCAGATCTTCATCGGACAGGGTGTCGGTATGTACGGAAACGCCGCGACCAATGTGGCTTTCCCTATCACCACCATAACCACGGCGATCGCTCTCCTTATAGGAATCGGAGGGGCATCCAACTTTAATCTGGAACTTGGCCGCAAGCATGAAGAAAAAGCAAAGCATATTGCAGGCGCCGGGTTTGGCAGTCTGATACTGTGCGGCATTGTCCTGATAATCATTATCCGCCTGTTTTTGAAACCGCTGATTCTGGCCTTCGGAGCTACCCCCAAGGTTCTGCCTTATGCCATGACTTATGTGGGAATCACTACCTGGGGTATCCCCTTTTTTATGCTGACAACCGGAGGCAATCATTTAATCCGGGCAGACGGCAGTCCCACATATTCCATGATCTCCATGGTCTCCGGGGCACTGATCAACACAGTGCTGGATCCTCTGTTTATCTTTACCTTTGGCTGGGGGATCGCCGGTGCTGCATGGGCAACCGTGATCGGTCAGGTTTTTTCAGCCTGTATGGTCCTCTTCTATCTTCCGCAGTATAAGACCGTACATTTGAAGCTGAAGACTCTCATTCCCAGGATGTCCTGTGTGCAGGCCATCGCCTCCCTTGGAATGGCCTCCTGCTTCAACCAGCTGGCGCTCACTGTGGTACAGATAACCATGAACAATGTCCTGCGCCACTTTGGTTCACATTCCGTTTACGGAAGCGACATTCCTCTGGCTGTGGTAGGGATTGTGGCCAAAGTAAACATGGTGTTTCTGTCCATTGTCATTGGGATCGCACAAGGGTCCCAGCCTATTGTGGGGTTCAATTACGGAGCAAAAAACTATACCCGTGTAAAAAAGACCTATCTGTGTGCTGCCGGAACTGCAACTATACTGGCTGTTGCCGCCTTTCTATGTTTCCAGCTTTTCCCCCGGCAGATAGTGGGACTTTTCGGTTCCGGAGATAAACTCTATTATCAATTTGCCCAGAAGTATTTCCGCATTTTTATGTTCTGCACTTTTTTAAACGGCTTACAGCCGGTGACAGCAAACTTTTTTACCTCCATCGGCAAAGCTGCCAGGGGTATTGTGCTCTCCATGACCAGGCAGATCCTGTTTCTGATTCCGCTGATCCTGATCTTCCCGCTCTTTATGGGAATTGACGGAGTCATGTATGCAGGTCCTATCGCGGATGGGGCTGCCGGTATTCTGGCTGTTCTTCTGGTCCGGAAAGAGATAAAGCGGATGCCTGCGGACGGGGAACTGCCAGCATGA
- a CDS encoding NifB/NifX family molybdenum-iron cluster-binding protein: MSRPSKEKRICRLPGCGLFVPGEGGEPAHRIRMTVDEYETIRLIDYLGYTQEECAVQMEVGRATVQAVYAEARKKLARFLVEASSLEISGGSYRICGQDGRRQNGCVSSIRRGDSNMKIAVTYDNGEVFQHFGHTEQFKVYEVEDGKIVSSEVIDTNGSGHGALAGFLNQCGAQVLICGGIGGGARNALAEAGIQLYPGACGDADAQVEAFLAGSLNYDPDTVCAHHGHGHEGSNCGEHTHECGHHCGN; this comes from the coding sequence ATGTCCAGGCCTAGTAAGGAAAAGAGGATTTGCAGACTGCCGGGGTGCGGGTTGTTTGTGCCGGGTGAGGGGGGTGAACCTGCGCATCGGATTCGGATGACGGTTGATGAGTATGAGACGATTCGGCTCATTGATTATTTGGGGTATACCCAGGAAGAATGTGCGGTGCAGATGGAAGTAGGGAGAGCTACTGTGCAGGCAGTTTATGCAGAGGCCAGGAAGAAACTGGCACGTTTTTTGGTGGAGGCGTCTTCTCTGGAGATCAGCGGCGGAAGCTATAGGATCTGCGGGCAGGATGGCCGTCGGCAGAACGGGTGCGTTTCATCAATCAGGAGAGGAGATTCAAACATGAAAATTGCAGTGACATATGACAATGGAGAGGTATTTCAGCATTTTGGACACACAGAGCAGTTCAAGGTATATGAGGTGGAGGATGGAAAGATCGTGTCATCTGAGGTGATTGATACCAATGGCAGCGGACACGGTGCGCTGGCAGGATTTCTGAACCAGTGCGGTGCACAGGTGCTCATCTGCGGAGGTATCGGCGGTGGTGCAAGGAATGCGCTGGCGGAGGCGGGAATCCAGCTTTATCCGGGAGCGTGCGGAGATGCGGATGCACAGGTGGAAGCATTTTTGGCCGGAAGCCTGAATTATGACCCGGATACAGTCTGTGCACATCACGGTCACGGACATGAGGGCAGTAACTGTGGGGAACATACCCATGAGTGCGGCCATCACTGCGGGAATTAA
- a CDS encoding manganese catalase family protein has product MYNTDNDTGTEELAHMEMVSTIVHQLTRNLSMEEIEKSGLGPYYIDHTVGIWPQAAGGIPFNACEFQSKGDPITDLFEDMAAEQKARSTYDNILRVIKDPDVIDPIRFLREREVVHFQRFGETLRSVQEELDFKNFYAFNPSFDMPAKCSCDPGCSK; this is encoded by the coding sequence GTGTACAATACCGATAACGATACAGGTACAGAGGAACTGGCTCACATGGAAATGGTATCCACCATTGTACACCAGCTCACCCGCAACCTTTCCATGGAAGAAATAGAAAAGTCCGGTCTTGGCCCCTATTATATCGACCATACCGTAGGCATCTGGCCGCAGGCTGCCGGAGGTATCCCCTTTAATGCCTGTGAGTTCCAGTCAAAAGGAGATCCCATCACAGATTTATTTGAAGATATGGCTGCTGAACAGAAAGCACGCTCCACTTACGACAACATACTCCGTGTCATCAAAGACCCGGATGTTATAGACCCCATCCGATTCCTGCGTGAAAGAGAAGTTGTGCATTTCCAGCGTTTCGGTGAAACCCTACGTTCCGTACAGGAAGAACTGGACTTTAAGAACTTCTATGCCTTTAACCCCAGCTTTGACATGCCCGCCAAATGCAGCTGCGATCCGGGATGCAGCAAATGA
- a CDS encoding right-handed parallel beta-helix repeat-containing protein, which yields MIYYVAANAPRNGCGTKEKPFQTISEAAKIACAGDEVLVAPGIYREYVNPANGGTDDQNRIVYRSEEPMAAVITGAEPVKNWTQYQGNVWMARIPNGIFGSYNPYTTVIAGDWYRALEPVHTGEVYINGKSMYETFSLEDVANPTVYKGSWDPDFTLYKWYTEQDGAFTVIYANFQGADPNEETVEINVRRNCFYPDKTGVNHITLSGFTVKQAATTWAPPTAYQEGMIGPHWSKGWIIEDCEVSDSKCSGISLGKYLQPNNENKWTTKFYKDGTQTERDAICQAQTEGWTKENIGSHTVRRCNIHDCGQTGIVGHLGGVFSVIEDNHIHHINNKQDLAGAEIGGIKMHAAIDVIIRRNHFHHCTRGLWLDWQAQGTRVTQNLFHDNVPPKGTEIANGLALAEDIFIEVSHGPTLVDNNLLLSDCACRISTQGTALVHNLIAGSFTWVGAGVDNGGQYLPTPRYTPYHVPHRTEVAGFMTILHGDARFYNNIFVQKDIRRDLAAYAEAEGMGTMDKYQFICGTKPYDGYPTAETYFGRFNAETAVDHDNKDIYYDHLPIYTGGNVYFNGAKPCDAEENYKVDEENKITLELKEEGGEYRLETNLYEFLPKFETPFVSTELLGEAFEPEQKFEAPDGTPIVFDQDYFGKKRDMMPLAGPFACGCEAEDVL from the coding sequence ATGATTTATTATGTAGCCGCAAATGCTCCGAGAAACGGATGCGGTACAAAAGAAAAACCGTTCCAGACCATCAGCGAGGCAGCTAAAATCGCTTGTGCAGGCGATGAAGTTCTGGTAGCTCCCGGTATCTACCGGGAATATGTAAATCCGGCAAACGGCGGTACCGATGACCAGAACCGCATTGTATACCGCTCTGAGGAGCCGATGGCCGCTGTCATAACCGGCGCGGAACCTGTAAAAAACTGGACGCAGTACCAAGGCAATGTATGGATGGCCCGCATCCCTAATGGAATCTTCGGCAGCTACAATCCCTACACCACAGTGATCGCCGGTGACTGGTACCGCGCTCTGGAACCAGTCCATACCGGAGAAGTGTACATAAACGGCAAATCCATGTACGAGACATTTTCTCTGGAAGACGTGGCAAACCCAACAGTATACAAAGGCTCCTGGGACCCGGATTTTACCCTCTACAAATGGTATACCGAACAGGACGGTGCCTTCACGGTGATCTACGCCAATTTCCAGGGCGCTGACCCTAATGAGGAAACTGTAGAGATCAATGTGCGCCGGAACTGTTTCTATCCGGATAAGACAGGTGTAAATCACATCACCCTGTCCGGATTTACCGTAAAACAGGCAGCTACTACCTGGGCACCGCCCACTGCTTACCAGGAAGGCATGATCGGCCCTCACTGGTCAAAAGGCTGGATCATCGAGGACTGTGAAGTCTCTGATTCCAAATGCTCCGGTATTTCCCTTGGAAAATATCTGCAGCCCAACAATGAAAACAAGTGGACCACCAAATTCTATAAAGACGGCACCCAGACAGAACGTGATGCTATCTGCCAGGCACAGACAGAGGGTTGGACCAAAGAGAACATCGGCTCTCACACAGTCCGCCGCTGTAACATCCACGACTGTGGGCAGACCGGTATTGTAGGACATTTAGGCGGTGTGTTCTCTGTCATAGAGGACAACCATATTCACCATATCAATAACAAACAGGACCTGGCCGGTGCGGAAATCGGCGGTATCAAAATGCATGCTGCCATTGATGTGATCATCCGCCGCAACCATTTCCACCACTGCACCCGTGGTCTGTGGCTTGACTGGCAGGCACAGGGAACCCGTGTCACACAAAACCTGTTCCACGACAATGTTCCGCCAAAAGGTACGGAGATCGCCAATGGGCTGGCTCTGGCTGAGGACATTTTTATTGAGGTTTCCCATGGTCCCACACTGGTTGACAACAACCTGCTCCTGTCCGACTGCGCATGCCGCATCAGCACACAGGGCACTGCTCTTGTGCACAACCTGATCGCAGGCTCCTTTACCTGGGTAGGCGCCGGAGTGGATAACGGCGGACAATATCTGCCTACCCCAAGATATACACCATACCACGTTCCCCACCGCACAGAGGTTGCCGGTTTCATGACCATCCTCCACGGTGATGCACGCTTCTACAACAACATATTTGTACAGAAGGATATCCGCCGGGACCTGGCTGCCTATGCAGAGGCTGAAGGCATGGGAACCATGGATAAATACCAGTTTATCTGCGGTACGAAACCGTACGACGGATATCCCACGGCAGAGACATACTTTGGTCGTTTCAACGCAGAGACTGCTGTGGACCACGACAACAAAGACATCTATTATGACCATCTTCCCATCTACACCGGAGGCAATGTATACTTTAATGGCGCTAAACCGTGTGATGCAGAGGAAAATTATAAAGTGGATGAGGAAAACAAGATCACACTGGAATTGAAAGAAGAAGGCGGCGAATACCGCCTGGAGACGAATCTGTATGAATTCCTGCCAAAATTTGAGACCCCGTTTGTGAGCACGGAATTGCTGGGAGAGGCTTTTGAGCCGGAACAGAAATTTGAAGCGCCTGACGGAACTCCTATTGTGTTTGACCAGGATTATTTTGGTAAAAAACGTGATATGATGCCTCTTGCAGGACCTTTTGCCTGCGGATGTGAAGCAGAGGATGTATTATAA
- a CDS encoding PHP domain-containing protein yields MSKVDFHIHTKFSDDGEFSPGEIVRQCEAEGMEWIAVTDHNSVRGVPKAMEEAVSVRVISGVELDCVYRGHNFHLLGYGINASREEFWEIEQDILSQERRAAEEKIRLFSKASGIYVDADKILAESESGVVTGEQIAAYVLGREDAERDERLVPYLPGGQKSDMPNVRFYWDFFSKGKPAYVEISYLSLPDAASLIHSAGGMAVLAHPGQNLKGDDELLDRIIEEKIDGIEAFSSYHSRAEAAHYLEAAIQGGLLATCGSDFHGRHKPNIRLGGHNALWSDEKLLSEMKKSPLLRQPVL; encoded by the coding sequence ATGTCAAAGGTTGATTTCCATATCCATACCAAGTTCAGTGATGACGGAGAATTTTCTCCAGGAGAGATTGTCAGACAGTGTGAGGCCGAAGGGATGGAGTGGATTGCCGTTACAGACCATAATTCTGTCCGCGGCGTGCCAAAAGCTATGGAGGAGGCTGTTTCTGTCCGTGTCATATCCGGTGTGGAGCTGGACTGTGTGTACAGGGGGCATAATTTTCACCTTTTGGGATATGGCATTAATGCGTCCCGGGAGGAATTTTGGGAGATAGAACAGGATATCCTCAGCCAGGAGAGAAGGGCAGCAGAGGAAAAAATCAGGCTGTTTTCAAAGGCGTCCGGCATTTATGTTGATGCAGATAAAATTCTTGCAGAATCAGAGAGTGGTGTTGTGACAGGAGAGCAGATCGCTGCTTATGTCCTGGGCCGGGAGGACGCAGAGAGAGATGAGAGACTGGTGCCTTATCTTCCCGGCGGACAGAAAAGTGATATGCCCAATGTGCGGTTCTACTGGGATTTTTTCTCCAAAGGAAAGCCTGCCTATGTGGAAATCTCTTATCTTTCCCTTCCAGATGCTGCATCTCTGATACACAGCGCCGGCGGCATGGCGGTTCTTGCACATCCGGGCCAGAATCTGAAAGGGGATGATGAACTGTTGGATAGAATAATAGAGGAGAAGATTGACGGGATTGAGGCATTTTCTTCTTATCACAGCAGGGCAGAAGCGGCGCATTATCTGGAAGCTGCCATACAGGGTGGTCTTCTTGCTACCTGCGGCAGTGATTTTCATGGCAGACATAAGCCAAATATCAGGCTGGGAGGTCACAACGCCCTGTGGAGTGACGAAAAACTCCTGTCAGAAATGAAAAAAAGCCCCTTACTGAGGCAGCCTGTTCTATAA
- a CDS encoding AraC family transcriptional regulator: MVQFRKFDIDGRKKEKIVFQNQMLHYGLYVPRPEAYFFGDIPWHWHDEFEFGHILGGSMQYKTNHHEFILHEGDGIFINSGVLHYLHPLKPVEDVRLQSQFFDRSFLAGASGSILDIKYIAPVLEQRQLDAVPLYCSDAGSARFLEKMREGAELSIKGERFFELRLRSLFSELWEIVYSWAMDENKKGTGYNTLEDERIKQMLSYIQEHYNEKITVEDIASSIHISQRECYRLFQTSLGETPGEFMVSLRLQKAQELLRYTDKSVLEVAVETGFGTSSYFGKIFKQYHHITPKQYKKLNVDKSDRPVQDT, encoded by the coding sequence ATGGTACAATTTAGAAAATTTGATATAGACGGAAGAAAAAAAGAGAAAATCGTGTTTCAAAACCAGATGCTTCACTATGGATTGTATGTGCCAAGGCCGGAGGCGTATTTCTTTGGGGATATTCCCTGGCATTGGCATGATGAATTTGAGTTCGGGCATATTTTAGGGGGAAGTATGCAGTATAAAACCAATCATCACGAATTTATACTGCATGAAGGAGACGGGATATTTATCAATTCCGGTGTCCTGCATTATCTTCATCCCCTAAAGCCTGTGGAGGATGTGAGACTGCAGTCCCAGTTCTTTGACCGGTCTTTTCTGGCGGGTGCTTCCGGAAGTATACTGGACATTAAGTACATTGCTCCGGTGCTGGAACAGAGACAGCTTGATGCAGTGCCGCTTTACTGTTCTGATGCGGGGAGCGCCAGATTTCTGGAAAAAATGAGAGAAGGCGCAGAGCTGAGCATCAAAGGGGAGCGTTTTTTTGAACTGCGCCTAAGAAGTCTTTTTTCAGAACTCTGGGAGATTGTGTATTCCTGGGCTATGGATGAGAATAAGAAGGGAACAGGGTACAATACCCTGGAGGACGAACGGATCAAACAGATGCTATCCTATATCCAGGAACATTACAATGAGAAGATAACAGTAGAGGACATTGCGTCCAGTATACATATCAGCCAGCGGGAGTGCTACCGTCTGTTCCAGACAAGTCTTGGGGAGACACCTGGGGAATTTATGGTTTCCCTGCGCCTTCAGAAGGCGCAGGAGCTTCTGCGCTATACGGATAAAAGTGTCCTGGAGGTTGCTGTGGAGACCGGCTTTGGGACCAGCAGCTACTTTGGGAAAATTTTTAAGCAGTATCACCATATAACGCCGAAACAGTACAAAAAGCTCAATGTTGACAAGAGTGACCGACCGGTACAGGATACTTGA
- a CDS encoding iron-containing alcohol dehydrogenase: MQEFIYYAPTEVVFGKDAEKKTAAEVRKWGGSRVLLVYGSGSVKKSGLLDTIEGELADAGIAFKEWGGVKPNPRLSFAEAGVEAAVSFGADFILAVGGGSSIDTAKGIAHGTANPGTALWDIWTQKVPLTKSLPVGVVLTIAAAGSEMSDSAVLTNEAIGRKQGLSTDFNRVKFAVMNPELTYTLPKYQVTCGIVDIMMHTLDRYFTHTKGNRMTDEIAEALLRTVIENGRKAWGDQTDYEAMSELMWCSSLSHNGITGLGAEKDFAPHKIGHELSAKYDVAHGASLSAVWEAWAEYVYMEEPARFAQYARKVWGVQEDDDVEAAKEGIRRTVGYFKSLNMPVCLGELDAGVLAEDALVDMAERATGKDTFCVAKFKELHQGDVYEILRRANHM, translated from the coding sequence ATGCAGGAATTTATTTATTATGCGCCTACAGAAGTGGTGTTTGGAAAAGATGCGGAGAAGAAGACAGCAGCGGAAGTGAGGAAGTGGGGCGGCAGCCGGGTGCTTCTTGTCTATGGGAGTGGCAGTGTAAAAAAGAGTGGTCTGTTGGACACCATTGAGGGGGAACTTGCGGATGCGGGGATCGCCTTCAAAGAGTGGGGCGGGGTTAAGCCAAATCCCAGACTGTCTTTTGCGGAGGCAGGTGTGGAGGCTGCGGTTTCTTTTGGAGCGGATTTTATTTTGGCTGTAGGTGGGGGAAGTTCCATTGACACGGCAAAAGGTATTGCGCACGGAACAGCAAACCCGGGAACTGCACTTTGGGATATCTGGACGCAGAAGGTGCCGCTGACAAAAAGTCTTCCGGTGGGGGTTGTCCTGACCATTGCGGCCGCGGGCAGTGAGATGAGCGACTCCGCGGTGCTGACGAATGAAGCGATTGGAAGGAAGCAGGGATTGAGCACGGATTTTAACAGGGTGAAATTTGCTGTTATGAATCCGGAGCTTACTTACACGCTGCCGAAATATCAGGTGACATGCGGTATTGTGGATATTATGATGCATACGCTGGACCGGTATTTTACCCATACAAAGGGAAACCGGATGACAGATGAGATTGCGGAAGCACTTCTGAGGACTGTGATTGAAAATGGAAGAAAGGCCTGGGGGGACCAGACGGATTATGAGGCCATGAGTGAGCTGATGTGGTGCAGCAGCCTGTCCCATAATGGGATCACAGGACTTGGGGCAGAAAAGGATTTCGCGCCTCATAAAATAGGGCATGAGCTCAGTGCAAAATATGATGTGGCTCACGGGGCCAGTCTGTCTGCTGTCTGGGAGGCATGGGCAGAGTATGTGTATATGGAAGAACCGGCACGGTTTGCTCAGTATGCAAGAAAGGTGTGGGGCGTGCAGGAGGATGATGATGTGGAGGCGGCTAAAGAGGGGATCAGGAGGACTGTGGGATATTTTAAAAGTTTGAATATGCCTGTGTGTCTGGGAGAACTGGATGCGGGAGTGCTGGCGGAGGATGCGTTGGTGGATATGGCTGAGAGGGCGACGGGGAAGGATACGTTTTGTGTGGCGAAGTTTAAGGAATTGCATCAGGGGGATGTGTATGAGATATTGAGGAGGGCGAATCATATGTGA